The Mycobacterium haemophilum DSM 44634 sequence CTCCGGCGGACTGCGGGATCTGTCCATCTCGCGCACCTCGTTCGACTGGGGGGTGCAGGTCCCCGACCATCCGGACCATGTCATGTACGTCTGGGTCGACGCGTTGACCAACTACCTCACCGGGGCCGGCTTCCCCGACACCGACTCGGAGTTGTTCCGCCGCTACTGGCCCGCCGATTTACACATGATCGGCAAGGACATCATCAGGTTTCACACGGTCTACTGGCCGGCGTTTTTGATGTCGGCCGGAATCGAGCTGCCGCGCAGGGTTTTCGCGCACGGGTTTCTGCTCAACCGCGGCGAGAAGATGAGCAAGTCGGTGGGCAATATCGTCGACCCGGCGGCCCTCGTCGATACGTTCGGTGTTGATCAGGTGCGTTACTTCTTGCTGCGCGAGGTGCCGTTCGGCCAGGACGGCAGTTACAGCGACGAGGCGATCATCACCCGGATTAATACCGACCTGGCCAACGAGCTCGGCAATCTGGCCCAACGGTCGTTGTCGATGGTGGCCAAGAACCTGGGCGGGGTGGTGCCGGAACCCGGCGAGTTCACCTCCGCCGACACGGCGCTACTCACAGCGGCCGACGGCTTGTTGGAGCGGGTACGCGGCAGTTTTGACTCGCAGGCGATGCACCTGGCCTTGGAAGCCATTTGGCTGATGCTCGGCGATGCGAACAAGTACTTTTCGGCGCAACAGCCCTGGGTCTTGCGCAAGAGCGAGTCCGAAGCGGATCAGGCCAGGTTCCGTACCGTCCTCTACACGACCTGCGAGGCGGTGCGAATTGCGGCGTTGCTCGTCCAGCCCGTCATGCCGGAATCGGCCGGCACGATGTTGGACTTGCTTGGCCAGGGCCAAGACCAACGGGCGTTCACTGCCGTCGGTGTGCGGCTGGCCCCCGGCACAGTGCTGCCGCCACCCACCGGTGTGTTCCCCCGCTACCAGCCTTCCGAAGTCGAGTGAGCGGAGCGAACGCAGTGAGCGACGGGAACGAGACGAGCATCCAACCCCGAAGTCGAGTGAGCGGAGCGAACGCAGTGAGCGACGGGAACGAGACGAGCATCCAACCCCGAAGTCGAGTGAGCGGAGCGAACGCAGTGAGCGACGGCCATCGCCGCTGCGGTCAGGTTGCGGGCGGGGCAGGCGGCGCGGGCGGAATTGCCCCGTCGCAGCCACCAGG is a genomic window containing:
- the metG gene encoding methionine--tRNA ligase, with the translated sequence MRPYYVTTAITYPNAAPHLGHAYEYIATDAIARFKRLDGFDVRFLTGTDEHGLKVAQAAAAEGLPTAELARRNSDVFQRLQERLNISFDRFIRTTDADHHEASKEIWCRMFAAGDIYQDAYSGWYSVRDERFFVESETQVVDGTRIAVETGTPVTWTEEQTFFFRLSAYADKLLAHYKANPDFIAPEVRRNEVISFVSGGLRDLSISRTSFDWGVQVPDHPDHVMYVWVDALTNYLTGAGFPDTDSELFRRYWPADLHMIGKDIIRFHTVYWPAFLMSAGIELPRRVFAHGFLLNRGEKMSKSVGNIVDPAALVDTFGVDQVRYFLLREVPFGQDGSYSDEAIITRINTDLANELGNLAQRSLSMVAKNLGGVVPEPGEFTSADTALLTAADGLLERVRGSFDSQAMHLALEAIWLMLGDANKYFSAQQPWVLRKSESEADQARFRTVLYTTCEAVRIAALLVQPVMPESAGTMLDLLGQGQDQRAFTAVGVRLAPGTVLPPPTGVFPRYQPSEVE